One part of the Glycine soja cultivar W05 chromosome 11, ASM419377v2, whole genome shotgun sequence genome encodes these proteins:
- the LOC114374129 gene encoding histone H2A-like has product MDAGGKIKKGAGGRKGGGPKKKPVSRSVKAGLQFPVGRIGRYLKKGRYAQRVGTGAPVYLAAVLEYLAAEVLELAGNAARDNKKNRIIPRHVLLAVRNDEELGKLLAGVTIAHGGVLPNINPVLLPKKTQVAKEPKSPSKATKSPKKA; this is encoded by the exons ATGGACGCTGGCGGAAAGATCAAGAAGGGCGCCGGAGGAAGAAAGGGCGGCGGCCCTAAGAAGAAGCCGGTTTCAAGGTCCGTCAAGGCCGGTCTCCAATTCCCCGTCGGAAGAATTGGCCGTTATTTGAAGAAAGGAAGGTACGCCCAGCGTGTCGGTACCGGTGCTCCCGTTTACTTGGCCGCAGTTCTCGAGTACCTAGCTGCTGAG GTGCTTGAGTTGGCTGGGAATGCTGCACGTGACAACAAGAAGAACAGGATTATTCCGAGACATGTGCTGTTGGCTGTGAGGAACGATGAGGAGTTGGGGAAATTGCTTGCTGGTGTCACCATTGCTCATGGTGGTGTTCTTCCAAACATTAACCCTGTTTTGCTACCTAAGAAGACTCAGGTTGCTAAGGAACCAAAATCTCCATCCAAGGCTACCAAGTCTCCAAAGAAAGCttag
- the LOC114374184 gene encoding histone H2A-like, whose amino-acid sequence MDTGGKIKKGAGGRKGGGPKKKPVSRSVKAGLQFPVGRIGRYLKKGRYAQRVGTGAPVYLAAVLEYLAAEVLELAGNAARDNKKNRIIPRHVLLAVRNDEELGKLLAGVTIAHGGVLPNINPVLLPKKTERASKEPKSPSKATKSPKKS is encoded by the exons ATGGACACTGGTGGAAAGATCAAGAAGGGCGCCGGAGGAAGAAAGGGCGGCGGCCCAAAGAAGAAGCCGGTTTCAAGGTCCGTCAAGGCCGGTCTCCAATTCCCCGTCGGAAGAATTGGCCGTTATTTGAAGAAAGGAAGGTACGCCCAGCGTGTCGGTACCGGTGCTCCCGTTTACTTGGCCGCAGTTCTCGAGTACCTAGCTGCTGAG GTGCTTGAGTTGGCTGGGAATGCTGCACGTGACAACAAGAAGAACAGGATTATTCCGAGACATGTGCTATTGGCTGTGAGGAACGATGAGGAGTTGGGGAAATTGCTTGCCGGTGTCACCATTGCACATGGTGGTGTTCTTCCGAACATTAACCCTGTTTTGTTGCCTAAGAAGACTGAGAGGGCTTCCAAGGAGCCTAAGTCTCCATCCAAGGCTACTAAATCTCCTAAAAAGTCTTAA
- the LOC114375122 gene encoding small RNA-binding protein 11, chloroplastic-like, which produces MSQRIGTKLFVHRLSFYTTQEQLKKLFSPFGLVTQADLALDPITKRPKGFGFVSFKSEIEAEKACKAMNGRIVNGRLILVEPANEK; this is translated from the exons ATGTCACAGAGAATCGGGACAAAGCTCTTCGTCCACA GATTATCCTTTTACACTACACAGGAGCAGCTCAAGAAGTTGTTCTCTCCATTCGGACTAGTTACCCAAG CTGATCTAGCGTTGGATCCTATAACCAAAAGGCCCAAAGGTTTCGGCTTTGTCTCCTTCAAATCTGAAATTGAAGCGGAAAAGGCTTGCAAGGCCATGAATGGCAGG ATTGTTAATGGAAGGCTGATTTTGGTTGAACCTGCAAACGAAAAATGA